In Streptomyces sp. NBC_00433, a single genomic region encodes these proteins:
- a CDS encoding pyridoxamine 5'-phosphate oxidase family protein: MATAPPAGYTTTDRSTPTRSKERAAYDRETVHAILDQGYVCHLGFVRDGAPVVLPTLYARSGEVLYVHGSTGSRPLRGAADEGLAVCLTVTHVDGLVLAKSAFHHSVNYRSVVVHGTAYQVVDPDERAAALDAIVDQAIPGRSADARRPNARELASTAVIRLDLHEVSAKLRSGGPNEEPEDLALPHWSGVIPVVTSYGSPEAAEIPGQDIPLPDYLPPLPR, encoded by the coding sequence ATGGCCACCGCACCCCCCGCCGGCTACACCACCACCGACCGCAGCACACCGACCCGCTCCAAGGAGCGCGCCGCCTACGACCGCGAGACCGTGCACGCGATCCTCGACCAGGGCTACGTGTGCCACCTCGGCTTCGTCCGCGACGGCGCACCCGTGGTGCTCCCCACGCTCTACGCCCGCAGCGGCGAGGTGCTGTACGTGCACGGGTCCACCGGGTCCCGCCCGCTGCGGGGCGCCGCCGACGAGGGGCTCGCGGTGTGCCTGACGGTGACCCATGTGGACGGCCTGGTGCTCGCCAAGTCCGCCTTCCACCACTCGGTCAACTACCGCTCCGTGGTGGTGCACGGCACCGCCTACCAGGTGGTGGACCCCGACGAGCGGGCCGCGGCGCTCGACGCGATCGTCGACCAGGCCATCCCCGGCCGCTCCGCCGACGCACGGCGGCCGAACGCCAGGGAACTGGCGTCGACCGCCGTGATACGCCTCGACCTGCACGAGGTGTCGGCGAAGCTGCGCTCCGGCGGCCCCAACGAGGAGCCGGAGGACCTCGCACTCCCCCACTGGTCCGGCGTGATCCCGGTCGTCACCTCCTACGGCTCTCCCGAAGCCGCGGAGATTCCGGGCCAGGACATACCGCTGCCGGACTACCTGCCGCCGCTGCCGCGCTGA
- a CDS encoding pyridoxamine 5'-phosphate oxidase family protein has protein sequence MQGRDEEADAVRGGTAGGGGDAVRGRSAGGDTAAADRALLARIRAAPVLAGTLPRFDPDDAPDTPGPLFADWLDRALTESVPEPQIMTLSTAGADGTPSARVLMLRGVDSADCAFVFAADRGSGKGLDLAARPVAALTWYWPAHGRQIRMAGPVGVLGPEAARQDFLGRSPSSRAAAFTGRVSTPLSGREEYGRERRAAEALVAARPEQVPAGHTVYRLRAAEAEFFQADPARFHLRLRYTRQGDGWTRTLLWP, from the coding sequence ATGCAGGGCAGGGACGAGGAAGCCGACGCGGTGCGCGGTGGGACCGCGGGCGGGGGCGGGGACGCCGTACGCGGCCGGTCCGCGGGTGGTGACACCGCCGCCGCCGACCGGGCGCTGCTCGCCCGGATCAGGGCCGCGCCCGTACTCGCCGGGACGCTGCCGCGGTTCGACCCGGACGACGCCCCCGACACCCCCGGGCCGCTCTTCGCCGACTGGCTCGACCGGGCGCTGACCGAAAGCGTGCCGGAACCGCAGATCATGACGCTGAGCACGGCCGGGGCCGACGGCACACCCAGCGCCCGGGTGCTGATGCTGCGCGGCGTCGACTCCGCGGACTGCGCCTTCGTCTTCGCCGCCGACCGCGGCAGCGGCAAGGGCCTGGACCTCGCCGCGCGGCCCGTCGCCGCCCTGACCTGGTACTGGCCCGCGCACGGCCGGCAGATCCGGATGGCCGGCCCGGTGGGCGTCCTCGGCCCCGAGGCCGCCCGGCAGGACTTCCTAGGGCGCTCGCCCTCCTCCCGCGCCGCCGCCTTCACCGGCCGGGTCAGCACACCGCTGAGCGGAAGGGAGGAGTACGGTCGCGAGCGCCGCGCCGCCGAGGCGCTGGTGGCCGCGCGGCCCGAACAGGTGCCCGCCGGCCACACCGTCTACCGGCTGCGGGCCGCGGAGGCGGAATTCTTCCAGGCCGACCCGGCACGCTTCCACCTGCGGCTGCGCTACACCAGGCAGGGCGACGGCTGGACCCGCACTTTGCTGTGGCCATGA
- a CDS encoding glycoside hydrolase family 3 C-terminal domain-containing protein, which yields MRSLLTLATAAACVAAVASVPAQAGDNPSYTNSKAPVDVRVKDLLKRMTLAEKIGQMDQISVVNMQGDCQWSGGAFTESCMKSVLVDNAAGSVLSGGGAGPTVNTPANWATMVNTVQKYAIDNSRLHIPIIYGVDAVHGHNNVLGATIFPQEIGLGSTWNPDLVKDAGASTAMAVAATGIDWNFAPVADIARDQRWGRYYETYGEDPLLAGTLASAAVDGIQGADGAKKVVATVKHFAGYGEPGNGHDRVPGDVSIRYLQDTLLPSYKQAVDAGAMSVMVNSGAVNGIPATSSHYLLTDVLRDQWGFQGVEVSDWQDVRALQTTYHIAADYPEAIAKAVNAGLDMAMEPYDAQGWSDGLKTAVQRGLVSVKRIDQSVSRILTMKFKLGLFEHPYVDASKADSRVLGADTALARQAADESQVLLRNDGNVLPIPSSAKKVVVAGSYADDINDQAGGWTVGWQGVPAGVQLPGTTVLQGIKEAAPSGTSVVSATSAADAVAQAADADLTVVVVGEKAAAEGSADAPRPELSADQQALVKSLKATGKPVVTVVVAGRPLVLGDADGTQGLLMSWLPGSEGGHAVADVLFGKVNPSGRLSASWPKDIGNEPLYYQQLPGTNAGPESAYDAAFRFGAGLSYTSYSFDAITAGSPTARTRDTVSLRVKVSNTGGRAGDLVVPVYVSQPSSDVLAPPAKLVAFTKVHLAAGQSTTVTLKVPPNRLAVTPGDIDGAGKQQVAPGAYVFTAGTHTTTVTLR from the coding sequence ATGAGAAGCCTCCTCACGCTCGCCACCGCGGCCGCTTGTGTCGCCGCCGTGGCATCCGTACCGGCGCAGGCCGGCGACAACCCGAGCTACACCAATTCCAAGGCCCCGGTCGACGTCCGGGTGAAGGACCTCCTCAAGCGGATGACGCTGGCGGAGAAGATCGGGCAGATGGACCAGATCTCGGTGGTCAACATGCAGGGCGACTGCCAGTGGAGCGGCGGTGCCTTCACCGAATCCTGCATGAAGTCCGTACTGGTCGACAATGCCGCCGGCTCGGTGCTCTCCGGCGGCGGCGCCGGACCGACCGTGAACACGCCCGCCAACTGGGCGACCATGGTCAACACCGTGCAGAAGTACGCGATCGACAACTCGCGCCTGCACATCCCGATCATCTACGGCGTCGACGCCGTCCACGGCCACAACAACGTGCTGGGCGCCACGATCTTCCCGCAGGAGATCGGCCTGGGCTCCACCTGGAACCCGGACCTGGTCAAGGACGCCGGCGCGTCCACCGCCATGGCGGTCGCGGCCACCGGCATCGACTGGAATTTCGCGCCGGTCGCCGACATCGCCCGCGACCAGCGCTGGGGCCGCTACTACGAGACCTACGGCGAGGACCCGCTGCTGGCCGGCACGCTGGCCTCCGCCGCGGTCGACGGCATCCAGGGCGCCGACGGCGCCAAGAAGGTCGTCGCCACGGTCAAGCACTTCGCCGGCTACGGCGAGCCCGGCAACGGCCACGACCGCGTGCCCGGCGACGTCTCGATCCGCTACCTCCAGGACACCCTGCTCCCGTCCTACAAGCAGGCCGTGGACGCCGGCGCCATGTCGGTCATGGTCAACTCCGGCGCCGTCAACGGCATCCCGGCGACCTCCTCGCACTACCTGCTGACCGACGTGCTGCGGGACCAGTGGGGCTTCCAGGGCGTCGAGGTCAGCGACTGGCAGGACGTCCGCGCCCTGCAGACGACCTACCACATCGCCGCCGACTACCCCGAGGCCATCGCGAAGGCCGTCAACGCCGGCCTGGACATGGCGATGGAGCCCTACGACGCGCAGGGCTGGAGCGACGGACTCAAGACCGCCGTCCAGCGCGGCCTGGTCTCCGTCAAGCGGATCGACCAGTCGGTGAGCCGCATCCTGACCATGAAGTTCAAGCTGGGCCTGTTCGAACACCCCTACGTGGACGCCTCGAAGGCCGACTCCCGGGTGCTCGGCGCCGACACCGCGCTCGCCCGGCAGGCCGCCGACGAGTCGCAGGTGCTGCTGCGCAACGACGGCAATGTGCTGCCGATCCCGTCGTCCGCGAAGAAGGTCGTCGTCGCCGGCTCCTACGCCGACGACATCAACGACCAGGCGGGCGGCTGGACCGTCGGCTGGCAGGGCGTCCCGGCCGGCGTGCAGCTGCCCGGCACCACCGTGCTCCAGGGCATCAAGGAGGCGGCGCCCTCCGGCACGTCCGTGGTGAGCGCGACCTCCGCGGCCGACGCGGTCGCGCAGGCCGCGGACGCGGACCTGACCGTCGTCGTGGTCGGCGAGAAGGCGGCGGCCGAGGGCTCCGCGGACGCACCGCGGCCCGAGCTGTCCGCCGACCAGCAGGCGCTGGTCAAGTCGCTCAAGGCCACCGGCAAGCCGGTGGTCACCGTGGTCGTCGCCGGCCGCCCGCTGGTCCTCGGCGACGCCGACGGCACCCAGGGGCTGCTGATGTCCTGGCTGCCCGGCAGCGAGGGCGGCCACGCGGTCGCCGACGTGCTCTTCGGCAAGGTCAACCCCAGCGGCCGGCTGAGCGCGTCCTGGCCCAAGGACATCGGCAACGAGCCGCTGTACTACCAGCAGCTCCCCGGCACCAACGCCGGACCCGAGTCCGCCTACGACGCGGCCTTCCGCTTCGGCGCCGGACTGTCCTACACCAGCTACTCCTTCGACGCGATCACGGCCGGCTCCCCGACCGCCCGCACCCGCGACACCGTCAGCCTCCGCGTCAAGGTGTCCAACACCGGCGGCCGGGCCGGCGACCTCGTCGTGCCGGTCTACGTCTCGCAGCCCTCGAGCGACGTGCTCGCACCGCCCGCCAAGCTGGTCGCCTTCACCAAGGTGCACCTGGCGGCGGGCCAGAGCACGACGGTCACCCTCAAGGTGCCGCCGAACCGGCTGGCGGTCACCCCGGGCGACATCGACGGCGCAGGCAAGCAGCAGGTGGCCCCCGGCGCGTACGTCTTCACCGCCGGCACCCACACCACCACGGTCACCCTGCGCTGA
- a CDS encoding LacI family transcriptional regulator, with translation MNIRELARRSGVSTATVSRALNDRAEVSEATRAKIRRLASELGYAPNEPARTLVRRRSDTVGLVWDSGQEALGQHNPFLLGLLSAVRTALSDADYHLMLLTTPGAEDQDGTHLQAVQRHNLEGVIVLTTPPDDRCLRVLADSTVPCAGIDTAFTGPRTVRVSSDNAAGAEAAVQHLYELGHRRIATVTGPLHLPPAAERLAGYLRACSRLGLSVPPEYVTEGDFFLASGEAAGKRLLAAPDRPTAIFAAGDQMAIGAMHAAADAGLTVPGDLAVVGFDDIDAAALVRPALSTVAQDQRGLGVAAVEALRGLIDATAVDTEQAQPRIIPTRLLIRGSSRSGV, from the coding sequence GTGAACATCCGTGAACTCGCCCGCCGCAGCGGCGTGTCGACCGCCACCGTCTCCCGGGCGCTGAACGACCGGGCCGAGGTGAGCGAGGCCACCCGGGCCAAGATCCGGCGGCTGGCGAGCGAGTTGGGGTACGCGCCCAACGAGCCCGCCCGCACCCTGGTGCGCCGCCGCTCCGACACGGTCGGGCTGGTGTGGGACAGCGGGCAGGAGGCGCTTGGCCAGCACAACCCCTTCCTGCTCGGCCTGCTGAGCGCCGTTCGCACGGCGCTGTCCGACGCGGACTACCACCTGATGCTGCTGACCACGCCGGGCGCCGAGGACCAGGACGGGACCCATCTGCAGGCGGTGCAGCGGCACAACCTGGAGGGCGTGATCGTGCTGACCACCCCGCCGGACGACCGCTGCCTGCGGGTGCTCGCCGACTCGACGGTGCCCTGCGCGGGGATCGACACGGCCTTCACCGGGCCCCGAACGGTGCGGGTCAGCTCGGACAACGCGGCGGGCGCGGAGGCCGCCGTGCAGCACCTGTACGAGCTGGGCCACCGCAGGATCGCCACCGTCACCGGGCCGCTGCACCTGCCGCCGGCCGCGGAGCGCCTCGCGGGCTATCTGCGGGCCTGCTCCCGGCTCGGGCTGAGCGTGCCGCCGGAATACGTGACCGAGGGGGACTTCTTCCTGGCCAGCGGGGAGGCGGCGGGCAAGCGGCTGCTCGCGGCGCCCGACCGGCCGACGGCGATCTTCGCGGCCGGCGACCAGATGGCGATCGGCGCGATGCACGCGGCGGCGGACGCCGGCCTGACGGTGCCGGGCGACCTGGCGGTGGTCGGCTTCGACGACATCGACGCGGCGGCGCTGGTGCGGCCGGCACTGAGCACCGTCGCGCAGGACCAGCGGGGTCTCGGGGTGGCGGCGGTGGAGGCGCTGCGCGGGCTGATCGACGCGACCGCGGTCGACACCGAGCAGGCGCAGCCGCGGATCATCCCGACCCGGCTGCTGATACGCGGATCGAGCCGGTCCGGGGTGTGA
- a CDS encoding peptidase, whose translation MYSDHGHPLDPAHPADGAHLTAEVRAVAAGARRRAVRDGDSQADTAHLLHSLLENDPEARAACDTPAGRSARVLGYLVQRSIGYGLRWHGSVEDSGSLPTLTMTMPGWSPAAAAAFRTAVDLAGKRGGAQADGIDLLHALAADSGCRAADVLRSAGLDPDGLHDGPGPLSGPRDVRD comes from the coding sequence GTGTACAGCGACCACGGGCACCCGCTCGACCCGGCCCACCCGGCGGACGGCGCACACCTCACCGCGGAGGTGCGCGCCGTGGCCGCCGGCGCCCGGCGGCGGGCGGTCAGGGACGGCGACTCGCAGGCCGACACCGCCCACCTGCTGCACTCCCTGCTGGAGAACGACCCGGAAGCCCGCGCCGCCTGCGACACCCCGGCCGGCCGCAGCGCCCGGGTGCTCGGTTATCTCGTGCAGCGCAGCATCGGGTACGGGCTGCGCTGGCACGGCTCGGTCGAGGACTCCGGGTCGCTGCCCACCCTCACGATGACCATGCCGGGCTGGAGCCCGGCCGCGGCGGCGGCCTTCCGCACCGCGGTCGACCTGGCAGGGAAGCGCGGCGGCGCGCAGGCCGACGGCATCGACCTGCTGCACGCGCTGGCCGCCGACTCCGGCTGCCGGGCCGCCGACGTCCTGCGGTCGGCCGGCCTCGACCCCGACGGTCTGCACGACGGCCCCGGACCCCTGTCGGGGCCGCGCGATGTCAGGGATTAA
- a CDS encoding EamA family transporter → MHGSGARSSGLGLALLSAFAFGGSGVAGKPLIDLGIDPLQVVWMRVAGAALILLPVALRSRALLRQRPGLVAGFGLLAITGCQALYFVAIARIPVGIAILVEFLGPALLLGWIRFVQRRPVTRAAALGVVLAMAGMTCVVEVWSGLAFDALGLLYAFGAACCQVSYFVLADHGAGGADAPEPISVIALGLAIGAVVLTALAHPWTMDWARLGHQAALGDRDVPAVLLIGWIVLVSTVVAYLTGVLAVRTLSPQVAGVVAGLEAVVATVLAWVLLAEHLGSAQVVGGALVLAGAIVAQTTPTHPEVPDPLPDPALTSP, encoded by the coding sequence ATGCACGGATCAGGGGCCAGAAGCAGCGGACTTGGGCTCGCGCTGCTGTCGGCGTTCGCCTTCGGCGGCTCGGGCGTGGCCGGCAAACCGCTCATCGACCTCGGCATCGATCCGCTCCAGGTGGTGTGGATGCGGGTGGCCGGCGCCGCCCTCATCCTGCTGCCCGTCGCCCTGCGGTCCCGCGCCCTGCTCCGGCAACGGCCCGGCCTGGTCGCCGGATTCGGGCTGCTCGCCATCACCGGCTGCCAGGCCCTCTACTTCGTGGCCATCGCCCGCATCCCCGTCGGCATCGCCATCCTGGTCGAATTCCTCGGCCCCGCACTGCTGCTGGGCTGGATCCGCTTCGTCCAGCGCCGCCCGGTCACCCGGGCCGCCGCCCTCGGCGTCGTCCTCGCCATGGCGGGCATGACCTGCGTCGTCGAAGTCTGGTCCGGGCTCGCCTTCGACGCGCTCGGGCTGCTCTACGCCTTCGGTGCCGCGTGCTGCCAGGTCTCGTACTTCGTCCTCGCCGACCACGGTGCGGGCGGGGCTGACGCCCCGGAGCCCATCAGCGTCATCGCGCTCGGCCTCGCCATCGGCGCGGTCGTCCTCACGGCGCTCGCGCACCCGTGGACCATGGACTGGGCCAGGCTCGGCCACCAGGCCGCGCTCGGTGACCGCGATGTGCCCGCGGTGCTGCTGATCGGCTGGATCGTGCTGGTCTCCACGGTCGTGGCCTACCTCACCGGGGTGCTCGCGGTGCGCACGCTCAGCCCGCAGGTCGCCGGCGTCGTCGCCGGCCTCGAAGCGGTTGTCGCCACGGTGCTGGCGTGGGTTCTGCTCGCGGAGCATCTGGGCTCCGCCCAGGTTGTCGGGGGTGCGCTTGTTCTGGCCGGGGCCATTGTCGCCCAGACCACGCCCACCCACCCGGAGGTCCCGGACCCCCTCCCCGACCCGGCCCTGACCTCCCCCTGA
- a CDS encoding aminotransferase class I/II-fold pyridoxal phosphate-dependent enzyme → MLGEYRITGRGASGIAADIEGAVGSGALRPGQPLPPLRELAAELDVNPNTVAAAYRLLRDRGVIETAGRRGSRVRARPATAPREQIRIAVPPGVRDISAGNPDPALLPPLAEALAAAAARHARTPALYGGPPVDEELSRLARAALDADGVPAGPVGLTSGSLDAMDRVLTAHLRPGDAVAVEDPGWGSVLDLIPALGLRAVPVAVDDEGPVAGEVARALRSGVRALVVTDRGQNPTGAALSAARTGELRALLAEHRQVLVIDDDHVSGSVDLPLHCLSGVTDHWALVRSVAKAYGPDLRLALYTGDATTVDRVRGRHRLGAGWVSHLLQHTLVHLWRTGAVDPAAVARSYGERRDALVRALAARGVAAHGRSGMNVWVPVSDETGAVAGLLQHGWAVAPGARFRVRSAPGVRLTVSPLTPGDIEPLADAVAEVLHGPAAGRYG, encoded by the coding sequence GTGCTAGGAGAGTATCGAATCACCGGGCGGGGCGCATCGGGTATTGCCGCCGACATCGAGGGCGCGGTGGGCAGCGGCGCGCTGCGGCCCGGCCAGCCGCTGCCACCGCTGCGGGAGCTGGCCGCGGAGCTGGACGTCAACCCGAACACGGTGGCGGCCGCCTACCGGCTGCTGCGCGACCGCGGGGTCATCGAGACGGCGGGCCGCCGCGGCAGCCGGGTCAGGGCCAGGCCGGCGACGGCGCCGCGCGAGCAGATCAGGATCGCCGTCCCGCCCGGTGTGCGGGACATCTCCGCGGGCAATCCCGACCCCGCGCTGCTGCCGCCGCTGGCCGAGGCCCTCGCGGCCGCGGCCGCCCGGCACGCGCGGACGCCCGCGCTCTACGGCGGGCCGCCGGTGGACGAGGAGCTGAGCCGGCTGGCCCGCGCCGCGCTGGACGCGGACGGTGTGCCCGCCGGTCCGGTCGGGCTCACCTCGGGCTCGCTGGACGCCATGGACCGGGTGCTCACCGCGCATCTGCGGCCGGGCGACGCGGTGGCCGTCGAGGACCCCGGCTGGGGGAGCGTGCTCGACCTCATTCCGGCGCTGGGGCTGCGGGCGGTGCCGGTGGCGGTGGACGACGAGGGGCCGGTGGCCGGGGAGGTCGCCCGTGCTCTGCGGTCCGGGGTCCGCGCCCTGGTGGTGACCGACCGCGGGCAGAATCCCACCGGCGCGGCCCTGTCGGCGGCCCGGACCGGCGAACTGCGCGCCCTGCTCGCGGAGCACCGCCAGGTGCTGGTGATCGACGACGACCACGTGAGCGGCAGCGTCGACCTGCCCCTGCACTGCCTGTCGGGCGTCACCGACCACTGGGCGCTGGTCCGGTCCGTCGCGAAGGCCTACGGCCCCGACCTGCGGCTCGCGCTCTACACGGGCGACGCCACGACAGTGGACCGCGTACGCGGCAGGCACCGGCTCGGCGCCGGCTGGGTCAGCCATCTGCTCCAGCACACCCTGGTCCACCTCTGGCGGACCGGCGCGGTCGACCCGGCGGCGGTCGCCAGGTCGTACGGCGAGCGGCGCGACGCCCTGGTGCGGGCACTGGCCGCCCGGGGAGTGGCCGCCCACGGGCGCAGCGGCATGAACGTCTGGGTGCCGGTCAGCGACGAGACCGGCGCCGTCGCCGGACTGCTCCAGCACGGCTGGGCGGTCGCGCCGGGCGCGCGCTTCCGGGTGCGCTCGGCGCCCGGGGTGCGGCTGACCGTCTCACCGCTCACCCCGGGCGACATCGAGCCGCTGGCCGACGCCGTCGCCGAGGTGCTGCACGGCCCGGCCGCCGGCCGCTACGGCTGA
- a CDS encoding DMT family transporter, whose product MTAPAESRSAVIAPLPTPADTLAKAPAAAPGGAAASPARRPAVDWRIRFAALGLVWGFSFLFMKVGNEAFAPLQVTLGRMVFGTAVLAAAVAVKRERLPRSPRTWLHLTVAAFLLNSLPFTLFATAEQTIPSMLAGICNAATPLFSMLVSLVALSEDKPSRERFAGVGVGFIGVLTVLGAWQGFSGQDPKGTLMALTAAVSYAVGWAYVRRTLTGTGSSHLAVSASQLLLGTVQLLVVTPFFTSMPDSWPAKSVLSVLALGALGTGVAFLIQYGLVAEKGPTIGSMVTYLIPIVATTAGVALLGETLHWNEPVGAVVILVGAALTQRRPKPKPRPATEAQP is encoded by the coding sequence ATGACCGCACCCGCCGAGAGCCGATCCGCCGTAATCGCCCCGCTGCCCACCCCTGCTGACACGCTTGCCAAGGCGCCCGCCGCCGCTCCCGGCGGCGCCGCCGCGTCGCCCGCGCGTCGGCCGGCGGTGGACTGGCGCATCCGCTTCGCCGCCCTCGGTCTGGTGTGGGGCTTCAGCTTCCTGTTCATGAAGGTGGGCAATGAGGCCTTCGCCCCGCTCCAGGTCACACTGGGCCGGATGGTCTTCGGCACGGCGGTGCTCGCCGCGGCGGTGGCGGTCAAGCGGGAGCGGCTGCCGCGCTCACCGCGGACCTGGCTGCATCTGACGGTCGCGGCCTTCCTGCTCAATTCGCTGCCCTTCACGCTCTTCGCGACCGCCGAGCAGACCATCCCCTCGATGCTGGCCGGTATATGCAATGCGGCCACCCCGCTGTTCTCGATGCTGGTCTCGCTCGTGGCGCTGTCCGAGGACAAGCCGTCCAGGGAGCGCTTCGCGGGCGTCGGCGTCGGCTTCATCGGGGTGCTGACGGTGCTCGGCGCCTGGCAGGGCTTCTCCGGCCAGGACCCCAAGGGCACTCTGATGGCACTGACCGCCGCCGTCAGCTATGCGGTGGGCTGGGCGTATGTCCGCCGCACCCTCACCGGCACCGGCAGCTCGCACCTGGCGGTGTCCGCCAGCCAGTTGCTGCTCGGCACGGTGCAGCTGCTGGTCGTCACACCGTTCTTCACCTCGATGCCGGACAGCTGGCCGGCCAAGTCGGTGCTGTCGGTGCTCGCGCTGGGCGCGCTGGGCACGGGCGTGGCCTTCCTGATCCAGTACGGCCTGGTGGCGGAGAAGGGCCCGACGATCGGCTCCATGGTGACGTATCTGATACCCATCGTGGCGACCACGGCGGGCGTGGCACTGCTCGGCGAGACCCTGCATTGGAACGAACCGGTCGGCGCGGTGGTGATCCTGGTCGGCGCCGCGCTCACCCAGCGGCGTCCCAAGCCCAAGCCGCGGCCGGCCACCGAGGCTCAGCCGTAG
- a CDS encoding PadR family transcriptional regulator: MHGHGHGHGHEHGPCGTDRRGWGEREGRRAAFGPFGPPFGGGPFGPGGGRGRGGPRGRARRGDVRASILALLKDRPMHGYEMIQEIAERSGGAWKPSPGSVYPTLQLLEDEGLISSASEGGKKLFTLTDTGSQEAEAGPDAPWEDAGRGVDWDAMNEIRKAGGGLIEAFRQVWATGTPEQREKALTVVNEARKRLYLILADEDAERD; this comes from the coding sequence ATGCATGGACACGGACACGGACACGGACACGAGCACGGCCCCTGCGGCACCGACCGGCGCGGCTGGGGCGAGCGGGAGGGCCGCAGGGCCGCCTTCGGACCCTTCGGACCGCCCTTCGGCGGCGGCCCCTTCGGGCCCGGCGGCGGCCGGGGGCGCGGCGGACCGCGCGGCCGGGCGAGGCGGGGTGATGTGCGGGCGTCGATCCTGGCCCTGCTCAAGGACCGGCCGATGCACGGCTACGAGATGATCCAGGAGATCGCCGAGCGCAGCGGCGGCGCGTGGAAGCCGAGCCCCGGCTCGGTCTACCCGACGCTGCAGCTGCTGGAGGACGAGGGCCTGATCAGCAGCGCGAGCGAGGGTGGCAAGAAGCTGTTCACGCTCACCGACACCGGCAGCCAGGAAGCCGAGGCCGGGCCCGACGCCCCCTGGGAGGACGCGGGCCGCGGTGTCGACTGGGATGCCATGAACGAGATAAGGAAGGCCGGCGGCGGCCTCATCGAGGCCTTCCGCCAGGTCTGGGCCACCGGCACCCCCGAGCAGCGCGAAAAGGCGCTGACCGTGGTGAACGAGGCCCGTAAGAGGCTCTACCTGATCCTGGCCGACGAGGACGCCGAGCGGGACTGA
- a CDS encoding DMT family transporter — protein sequence MSIRHAPATRGLIYVVVAATGWGTAGAVAAALYGRSGLGPLSLTFWRAAGGFALLLAVRLLRRRPARAVAAPRGTAVRRVLATGAGLTLFQAAYFCAVRSTGLAVATVVTLGSGPVLIALAARFTMGERLGRGGVLAVAGALGGLAVLVLGGGTGGAVRPAGVGLAVLSAAGYAAITLLTRWWGRQGVAGDPFDTSMWAFGICAALLLPAAWAEGLLPHAAGLCRTLLLLGYLASVPTALAYGLYFAGAAVLRSATVSVVALIEPVSATVLAVTLLGERLTAPTVLGTLCLLAAVGLLVADEARGMRRAPRQVVVVSAAAAAGSPAAVCPGPESPRLRESRRR from the coding sequence GTGTCAATCAGGCATGCCCCCGCCACCCGGGGCCTGATCTACGTCGTCGTCGCGGCAACCGGCTGGGGCACGGCCGGCGCCGTGGCCGCGGCGCTCTACGGCCGCAGCGGCCTCGGCCCGCTGTCCCTCACCTTCTGGCGCGCCGCAGGCGGCTTCGCGCTGCTGCTCGCGGTCCGGCTGCTGCGGCGCCGCCCGGCGCGGGCCGTGGCGGCGCCGCGGGGGACGGCCGTGCGCAGGGTGCTGGCGACCGGCGCCGGGCTGACCCTCTTCCAGGCGGCCTACTTCTGCGCGGTGCGTTCGACCGGGCTGGCCGTAGCCACCGTCGTGACGCTCGGCTCGGGTCCCGTGCTGATCGCGCTGGCGGCGCGGTTCACGATGGGCGAACGGCTCGGCCGGGGCGGTGTCCTGGCCGTGGCGGGGGCGCTCGGCGGGCTGGCCGTCCTGGTGCTGGGCGGTGGCACGGGCGGCGCCGTCCGCCCGGCCGGCGTCGGCCTTGCGGTGCTGTCGGCGGCGGGCTATGCCGCGATCACCCTGCTGACCCGCTGGTGGGGGCGGCAGGGAGTGGCGGGCGATCCGTTCGACACGTCGATGTGGGCGTTCGGGATCTGCGCGGCCCTGCTGCTTCCCGCCGCGTGGGCCGAGGGCCTGCTGCCGCACGCCGCGGGGCTCTGCCGCACGCTGCTGCTGCTCGGCTACCTGGCATCGGTGCCCACCGCGCTGGCCTACGGCCTGTATTTCGCGGGCGCGGCGGTGCTGCGCTCCGCGACGGTGTCGGTGGTCGCGCTGATCGAGCCGGTGTCGGCGACGGTGCTCGCCGTCACGCTGCTCGGCGAGCGCCTCACCGCGCCCACCGTGCTCGGCACCCTGTGCCTGCTGGCAGCGGTCGGCCTGCTGGTCGCCGACGAAGCCCGCGGCATGCGGCGGGCGCCGCGGCAGGTCGTGGTGGTCAGCGCGGCAGCGGCGGCAGGTAGTCCGGCAGCGGTATGTCCTGGCCCGGAATCTCCGCGGCTTCGGGAGAGCCGTAGGAGGTGA